The DNA sequence GTTATGGTCAATCCTGATTGGTAAATTACTATATTTAACGTGTGGTAAATAATATCATGATGATATATCATTAATGAACTGTATACCATAGTAACTAACACAATTCATTTAAGCTATTATTATTTTCTCATGAGCAATGTCTGTTGACTGTAACAGATGACTAAGTAGTATGTACCCATACTTTTATATGTGGTAAGACTTCTCCAGAGATGTAACCATTTCTTCACTAATTATACTatgtttttgttttccatttagCCTTTGAAAATGGTGTATAATCGAAATATGTAAGACACTTCAAATCAATAAACAGTGTGGCTAGGAAAATTTGCAATTTTGAGTCACATACTTAAACTGCAAGGCCACTCTGGTAATAATAAATTGGAAGAGCTACATATGCTTCTGAAAACACTCCATGATAGTATGCACGAATTACTTTTCAAATCCTTGTTGCAATATTATTTTTTATCCTTGCAGAAAAGAATAAtcaaatatatttctttaaagaggTTATACATGGATGCTTCAAAGGGAGGGACAGCAAGTTTGGTACTACCCTCTGTgaaatgttttgtttctgtttgcAACATAAATTCAATTAATGCTGTTTAGTTTCATCACGGTATGTTTCAAATCTGGGACcaaaaaatttttcattgtttgtattTCTTTTACAGCTGATTGCAGAAATTGACACATGGGGCATTGATATATTCAAAATAGGAGAGCTATCCAATGGCAGACCTCTGACTTGCGTTGCTTACACAGCTTTCCAGGTTAGTAAGTCACAATTTCTCATTTAAATAATGCATCTTTATGAAGAAATGTCGTTCAAGTAGTGCGAAGCAGGAATTTATGATAAAGAGATAATAACTGTTACTTTATGAAATGTATAGcagtttgattatcatttgttacAATGGTCTGTGTCTGAAACTAAGAACAGCAGGCAAGGCAAAAATGCTGTTGGTGTTAATTCATTTTTGCAATTTTTATGTTACAAATTGACTTGGCCTTTCAACTATTTACCTTCTCCGTTTCAGAATCGTGATCTGCTGAAGACCTTCATGATCCCTCCAAAGACATTTATTACATTCATGATGACGCTGGAGGACCATTATGTCAAAGATAATCCATTTCACAACAGTCTGCATGCAGCAGATGTTACACAATCTACTAATGTTCTTCTCAATTCTCCTGCACTTGAATCAGTTTTTACACCACTGGAAATCATGGCTGCATTGTTTGCAGCCACAATACATGATGTTGATCACCCTGGACTCACCAACCAATTCCTTATAAATTCAAGTAAGCATtgagaaaagtttattttattttttatttatttatttttaatgggaAACCTGTAATTAAGTCATTgggtttcttaaaaaataaaaagtaaaaggaTTGTAAAACAATAGCCAATTCAAAGGATGGTTTGACTATCACAAAGCTTTACTTTAAATATAAGTGATCACACAGCATACTACAGAAGTTAAGTGATGGGTTAGTATTACTCTCAATTGAACGATAATTCTGCTGCATATGTTCGCTTAGCCATGCAAATTTTCTCGTACATACATCACAtcattttaggggggggggggggggaggaaggaaggaattAATTTTGTTGCATGTAGTCCACTTCATTCTGTAGTTTGTATTCATTCTCTTTCCTTAGATGAATGACATGAAAACATCCTGCTGATATTTACTTTTATAATGTTTGTTTCCTTAAttgaaatatttgtttgtttccttAATTTAATTCACATGGATACATTAATATTTCATTTTGCTTGTTTCAGGTTCTGAACTTGCTTTGATGTACAATGATGAATCTGTATTGGAAAATCACCACCTGGCTGTAGCTTTCAAGCTCCTCCAAAATGAAGGATGCGATATTTTTGTTAATATGAGCAAAAAGCAACGCCAAACGTTAAGAAAAATGGCTATTGACATGGTACTATCAACTGATATGTCAAAACACATGTCTCTCCTTGCTGATCTTAAAACAATGGTGGAGACAAAGAAAGTGGCTGGCTCTGGAGTTTTACTGCTAGACAACTACACTGATCGTATTCAGGTATGTTTCAGTTGTTATTGATGTAGTTATTTATTTTACCTATTTCCGTAGAAGGTTGCTTATTCCAATTTCCTTCACTCTGTTACATGAAATTACTTACGAAAGATTTTATCAGCCATTGAACTAGCTTCATTCGGCATTTGCTACAATTGGTTCCAGGTACTAGAGAACTTAGTTCACTGTGCTGATCTGAGCAATCCTACAAAGCCTCTTCCATTATATCGACGATGGGTTGATCTTCTGATggaggaattctttcagcaagggGACAGAGAGCGTGAACAGAACCTAGACATCAGCCCAATGTGTGACAGACACAGTGCCACAATTGAGAAGTCTCAGGTTTGTAGAGATTCTGTCATTagcattcattctctctctctctctctctctctctctctctctctctctctctctctctctctctctctctctctctctctctctctctgtcacgtgtgtgtgtgtgtgtgtgtgtgtgtgtgtgtgtgtgtgtgtgtgaacattcaCAATGATGCTAAAATGTACATCTGCTTTCAGGTTGGCTTCATTGACTACATCGTGCACCCCTTGTGGGAAACTTGGGCTGATTTGGTACACCCAGATGCACAAGACATCTTAGATACACTAGAGGAAAACCGAGATTGGTACCAAAGTATGATACCACCGAGTCCACCTCCAGCAGAAGGAGGAAAAACAGAAGGAGAGCAGGAAGGAGAGGAAGAtacagaagacagtggcagtgaacAGAGTGGGGCGGCTGCACCCAGGCATTCTGGACAACCAGACAGAATTCGCTTTCAGGTGACCCTagaggaaggagaaggagaaggtgaaggtgaaggagatgaagcagcagcagcaggaatgtGACGGAGGTTCCTGGGACTCTGCAAGAAGCTGCACGAGAAGGTGCAGCAGTGGTGGCGAGTCAGACAGTGAACACTGTCACAGTACGCCACACGATCTGTCTGCTCTTGTATCTTTCGTATTCTTCATTTCTTACTCTGgtcttttattttgtattacttgaGAAATGTAAGCATTTGAAAATGTTTTGAGCCTTCTGGAGGCTGATATGAAGAGAAGCTACCAGCAAATAAGAAAATGTTGTAATGAATGTACAAGGTTACCATCTGAATTTTGTCAATGTGTATGGCATGTGTAGAGCAAAGTACTAGCTAATTTGAGGATAGCTGTTTCTCTAGCATTGTTATCCCACTGTACAATAGCAGCTGTACTTATGCAGAAACATGTATTGTTGGAGAGGAGTGAGAAGACTACTTTATAAGCAGGAAACTAAGAATTGGTAAAGCGGTGAATTCAAAATTCTGGTACCAAAAGTAGGAGAATAGTCATATACTGTGTATCTTTGTTTCCTTGTATTTTAAAATACTGTTGCAAATATAGAGAGATATTATAATTTATTAAGTGTGTAAGCCAGTAAAGAATAAAACTTATTGTAAGTGAAGTAAAATAACCACAAATGCAGTGGAGTAGGCAGCTAGACTGcagataatttcaacaaataagtaTTTGCCAACCATTGGGTTCTGTCCTGATCTCTGATTATTCAGTACAGTTTAAGTGTGATTCTCAATGCAGTCAACAAAACATATCTCTTTTTTAATCTTGCCATTTATGTCGGGGACTACCTGAAACCTACTGCTTACTTGGCCctgtgatggaaatggaaatagtgtgttttcaacattttctgtaaaTGTTGGGGGATGAGGGGGTGAATGCGAGAGTGAGAAAGGGTAAACAAAAAAGAAgagggagaggagaagaagatacaaaacATAAATTACGTAGTATTTGTTTTGTAGCTGCTGTGATAAATTGTATTTGACATTGTTGTCACAGCAACTGTCTTTTCAGTTGTGAATGTGACACTTCATGAATGAAACTAATTTTTATATCTGTATATCTTTTGTGTTGTTTTATAATGTTTTCTCATATCACTTGAGaagtaaaattaagatttatttcaaactGTCCACATGCTGAGACTTTACTACAATAAGGAAGACAGTCCAGCTAGCATTGTTGTCACTGTGTGAAAGACAAAGAAGGCTCTGGCAGGTTCAGTGCTTCTTTCAGTATGGTCAGAGTACAACTGTTTGTGTCACAAATATGCTGAAATCTAATAAATGAGAATACTTATTTGTTGAAAGTGTATGTGTTAACAGTACACACAAAACAACTGTATCATTTTCAGAGGTCTGCTAATTTTTTTTCAGTCAccacattaaatacaaaaagtgaaTAAGAACTTCAGCCAACTCATCAGTATTGTATTGTCATTTCTCTCAGCTTTTGTCATCTCTCACTTGTTGTCCTACCTGTACACTTTTTGTGAAAAATTGGAATACAGCCCTTTGTCCATCATACTTCTTAATTTCAACTAAAAGGTGTTATTTAGCATATTTTGCTATAGAAGGGATACGTGATGTGCATACTACAtaaaatttccaacaaactttcAGCTATAGGattaaaaattatttatcattattCTACTGCTATGCTTTTTTAGCcagatttgtgtaaacaatagcAGACTAAAGCATACTAGGTTGAACATTATCATAATATATAGTTTGCTCTTGTCTGATGATTCTGTTGTCATTATTTTCCTTGTGAGAGACTCCTTACCCCCCTACTCAGTTTCCAATGCCTGTTTCCTTTAACTACTTCACATATACTTCACCATTTCCTTAATATACCTTGGTGCCAGTAAGACAAATTTTCCGCTAAACAAAATACAACTTAATATATGGAAGGACTAAAATGTAAAACTTGTAATGTttaatatgaaaaaattaaattatgGAATTAAAATTAAGTGTTGGTATTTGCCTTCAGAGCATTATCAACACCCACTTTCTTCACGTGATGTCATGGATACTGGGCCATTTGGAATTAATTCAATAAATCTGAAAGTGAAAACTGTGGTATCACAGAAAGTACTGGAAGTTCGTGAATAATGAGTATATCTAATTTACAGAAAATCTTGTCAGTCAGTCTATCTCTCACATTCTTTTAAAGAAATGGAACAGTCTGAAAGCTGGGTTTCTTTCTGTAAAGGCAATCAGTAATGCAGAGAACTGATACATTTCATACAAGAATTTGTGTGTCTATTCCCAGTATCTTGCAAATGGTGGTTAACCACTGATTACAAAGTATGATCGGtgtgaaagtatttaaaaatgagagCGCTTTCCCAAAatgccctcttctctctctctctctctctctctctctctctctctctctctctctctctctctctctctctctctctctctctctctctctctctcccccccccccccccctctctcgtgtGTGTGGTATGTTTGTCAGACTGCAGGAACGCTGGACGTTACTAGGCAGTGATCTAAAATACTGAGGAACTCTTTCACAAAACTTAGGACATGGGGAAAAGCAGGGTTTCTTGAAAAATCTATAGAAAATATTATTGTGTGTATGTTTGCAAAAAGCAGTAATGTGTAATGTTAATTGTAAGTGTAGGCACTGGTGCTTCACTTTCATCTTCACCAACATTATTATGTGTGTGACTATTCATAAACATCTGTATGGTTATTTATTGTAATTACTTTGTTGTTATTAAATTGTTATATTCTGTTTGTAATATATATTATCTGCttgtgtttcactttctgtaatggCACATAAGTTTGTAACACTATTGTACAAAAACTAAAGATAACTTTATTGCCGAAATTAATAAACAGAGATTGTGTATGTTGTATTTAGATCTGTGTATAGAAGAAGAGGAACACACTTTCCCAGGGTTAAAATGCTGGTTTCTTGTAGGAGAACATTTTGCtcacatttttgtgtgtgtttcttcaTTTCGTCTATGTGCAAATGTAAATGTTTACATATCTGGAACAATTTCAGATCTGGATGCTTTTTTTACAGTTTGCTCATATTTATTGTCATcattaagtaaattgtgagtgtcTACAGTACATTATCGCAGAATtcataaatactgaaaataagtaaacatttttgtttctttctgtgtGTCCTCACTGACTGAAAACAAGCCTTTAAACTCTAATAATTTCTTACATAAAATATTTATCGCTCCAGGACATTGATGTTAAATGTGTGTAATCACCATACATTTCAGTGTTGAGATATTCAAGAGTTAGGTCAACATATACCAAAGTcttttttaataatgaatagaagtgtgtagaagaaccagaaatgtcataattcacaaataaattcaaaagaaatgaaacttaCAACTTTATTGTAGGATGACAATATCTGTATAGCATTAGTTCATAATATTGTGTTTCATCTATAGTCTTACTGCAGCTGTTTTTCTGTTAGATACACAGAAGCTAGTCATTGGAACTAATGTGTTTGTGTGGCAGGATAGACATTTTTATATGTACAGAATGAGAAAGCTactgaaataaacatgaaattaatttagaaactgaTTTCATGGATGGTgatgtattattatttcaaaagcatggCAAATAACCACAAAAATGCAAGAAATTGAATAACAGTAGTTTTCCTTCTAGAAACCAGCTTAAACAGTTAGTGTGTTGATATAACCATTTATTGTGTATCTGTGCAACTTTGTTAAAATCATTTTTGTTGACAATTTGTTTTAGATGACTAGCATTGAAATTTTGCTAATATTTGAATCGGGGAGTATGTAATTCAAATGGTTGATATGCCATAATTTTCAATGTGTCTCTCTCCATGTAACTTGCTTTTTATTGATACATTATTTACTCATATGATATTTATCACACATTACAAATGTACCTCAAATTCATGTAATTGTGTGATAACGTGTAGATGGCAATGTTGATGTTACTGGAGGAACCCTAGTCGTTATCAAGTAGTGTAGATTCACAAATCTCCCAGAACAGTATTATGTTGCCAAAATATTAGCTGCGTATGTGTTACCACTGTTCCAATAGTTAACTGCACTGGTGTTTTGTGACTTTTCGTGATTTACTCATGTTTtacttttcaaaaatatatttctcaatattaaATATTCAGCTGGCAACAATGTTATATATGCACAATATAATCATCATGCATATGCAGATGCCTTTCAAAGCACAAATTTTTCATTACCATATAAGTATTATGTTCAGATGTGTATGAGCATGTGGAATCCATATGCAACATTGCCATTTCATGTAACAGTATGCAGTTCTGAGTTCTTATACTACTATCAAAGACCGCATAATTTCAAGCAGTTTTGTGATACAAAATTGCGCTAATTTTTGTTTATTCTgttcttttaaactgaatttcaaACATTGTAGCATTTGAGTATAAAAGCACTGCACCAGTGCAGCCTGAGACAAATAATAAGTGCTGATGAAATTAcatttgtattgtattatatgtatttatatataaatatatatatatgtgtgcgtGTATATGTCTATTAAAGGCGTAAGTGAAATACTACTGGGCTTATATACCTGGCAGGCAGGAAACAGATGTTGCAGTCACACAGAAATCTGTTTCATAATGTGCTATAAAAATTTCAGATATTAATTTCAGCATTTATTATTTAGTATTCAGATAGGGTATAACCATTTGACTGCTATATCAGAATGTTCTCTTTTAGctcatatatttttgtaataagtgaCTAATTTATGCTGCAATACAGTGAATTTTGTGTTAATCCTCTGTCATAAGGAACAGTATATAACTACATACACATGTACACAAATGCTCTTATAGTGCTGCTACTGAAACTGTCATGACTATAAAATTACAACCCACTCTTAAAGTATTTCAGTTAGAATTTGTTGAACATGTGTGCATTAGATTAATCGAGAGTTCTGCAATACTCTCATGTGAGTGCATTGGTGTATCATCCGCATTGAACACTATTACAGAAATTATGTTTGCTTTAGCTCGAGGGAGAACTTTGCAGCATTTCAGTCATCACTTAGGTAGCAACAGATCTTAATCCAAATGaataaacttgttttttttttttttttttttttttttgttaatatcacTACAAAATAGTTATTACTTTGTCCAAAGTGAAATGCTCTGTGTCTATCACATCCATTATCTGGCATTGGCTACTACAGAATTATTATTTCCAGTAATGCTAATAATCTCAAGAACATGAATGCGAAAACTAAAATACCATTACAAAATTACTTAAGCATGGAGGAAAGTAGAAatagttttaatgttttaactctcaacgtaatatttaaaattaatagaatCAGTTGTTGGTGCCTCTCTTTACTGAGTTTTCTTGTGAGGTATTTTAAAACCCCTAGCTAACAGCATTTTCATCTTTTCAAATATATTTCTGAAGTCCCCTTACAGTAAAGCTTCCAGTTCATATTTATAATTTATGGGCCACAAT is a window from the Schistocerca americana isolate TAMUIC-IGC-003095 chromosome X, iqSchAmer2.1, whole genome shotgun sequence genome containing:
- the LOC124556842 gene encoding cAMP-specific 3',5'-cyclic phosphodiesterase-like isoform X1, translated to MKKRDSDLVKNRRRSDSLGTIPYRPAYRIVYLPIKPFDVENGASPGRSPLDGAASPSAGLVLQNLPQRRESFLYRSDSDFEMSPKSMSRNSSIASERFKETETVLERSHGEDLIVTPFAQILASLRSVRNNFLCLTNVPTAKSRRSSGAPGNATPQPRNLAPGDDAYMKLAIETMEELDWCLDQLETIQTHRSVSDMASLKFKRMLNKELSHFSESSKSGNQISEYICSTFLDKQQELDLPSLRVEDSEQRTVKKKERPRPGAGATMSQISGVKRPLCHTNSFTGEKLPKHGVETPYEEELGTLIAEIDTWGIDIFKIGELSNGRPLTCVAYTAFQNRDLLKTFMIPPKTFITFMMTLEDHYVKDNPFHNSLHAADVTQSTNVLLNSPALESVFTPLEIMAALFAATIHDVDHPGLTNQFLINSSSELALMYNDESVLENHHLAVAFKLLQNEGCDIFVNMSKKQRQTLRKMAIDMVLSTDMSKHMSLLADLKTMVETKKVAGSGVLLLDNYTDRIQVLENLVHCADLSNPTKPLPLYRRWVDLLMEEFFQQGDREREQNLDISPMCDRHSATIEKSQVGFIDYIVHPLWETWADLVHPDAQDILDTLEENRDWYQSMIPPSPPPAEGGKTEGEQEGEEDTEDSGSEQSGAAAPRHSGQPDRIRFQVTLEEGEGEGEGEGDEAAAAGM
- the LOC124556842 gene encoding cAMP-specific 3',5'-cyclic phosphodiesterase-like isoform X2; protein product: MKLAIETMEELDWCLDQLETIQTHRSVSDMASLKFKRMLNKELSHFSESSKSGNQISEYICSTFLDKQQELDLPSLRVEDSEQRTVKKKERPRPGAGATMSQISGVKRPLCHTNSFTGEKLPKHGVETPYEEELGTLIAEIDTWGIDIFKIGELSNGRPLTCVAYTAFQNRDLLKTFMIPPKTFITFMMTLEDHYVKDNPFHNSLHAADVTQSTNVLLNSPALESVFTPLEIMAALFAATIHDVDHPGLTNQFLINSSSELALMYNDESVLENHHLAVAFKLLQNEGCDIFVNMSKKQRQTLRKMAIDMVLSTDMSKHMSLLADLKTMVETKKVAGSGVLLLDNYTDRIQVLENLVHCADLSNPTKPLPLYRRWVDLLMEEFFQQGDREREQNLDISPMCDRHSATIEKSQVGFIDYIVHPLWETWADLVHPDAQDILDTLEENRDWYQSMIPPSPPPAEGGKTEGEQEGEEDTEDSGSEQSGAAAPRHSGQPDRIRFQVTLEEGEGEGEGEGDEAAAAGM